A stretch of DNA from Paramormyrops kingsleyae isolate MSU_618 chromosome 15, PKINGS_0.4, whole genome shotgun sequence:
tacttttcattttggtggcactgactaattcattggtggaattatttgattttgagacatgagttaattgttttgggtaagTTGCATGAATTTGCAGCTAAATTGTATTTTTGTGCTATATGCATAAacatttttgagaaatgctcttatagtcttgagaatgttaTGTTTCCTGAAATGTGTCAGAGCAATCAAGCAAACCTATAAAACATAATCTGTAGAATACAAATGTTTCTCTGCATAGGCAGAGAAGACGTGTTATCTTACTGTACAATGATATCTACGATAAGCAGGTCTTCCTGTGGTAACACATCTAGTGAATTTTGACACCCTACGCCCATAAAACCACAATCTTTCTCAACGTTCAAAACTGCGAAAGGTCAAAAGAGCAATCAATGGCCAGGGTAACAACAAACCAATCAGAAAACACTGATTATATCTTTCCTGACTAAGAAATGGCTACATGAAGCATAAGAAATTAACGTATTTCATAGGTACATGAAGAATACCGTATCTACATATCTACACCGTAAAGCGTATATAAACCATAGCAAATAACAAGCTTATTCTGAAACAAGCTGAAATTATAGATTCTTATACAACACAGTTAGAGTGCCAAGAATACAGTCTTTAGCAGGGCGGGAAGCAGGCCAACTGAACGAGATAATGCAGATTCAGTAGCATCAACAGGACAATAACTTGTGTGTTCGGCTTGCAGTGTCCTCAGGCGCGCTGGACTCCAGTGCTGACTGCAGTGCCACTTGCAACTCAGGTTCACTGTCATCTCTAGTGTGGTGCTTCTTCGCTGGAAGACGGAAAGCATtgtttctttttgcttttggCTTATGGGATATATAACTTCGAAGAGCAACTTTCTAAACACTGGTAAAGGATTGAATTCATTTGGACTTACTTCTCTTTCTGCGGCGCAGCACACAAATTACCAGGCAACACGTGGGGATGAACATCGCCCCACCAAGAACTTGCAAAAAGTCCCTGAAATCTGCAAGAAGATGTTcatgtgaatttaaaaaaacgaaattgtattgttttgttgcttttttaaaaatgcctaAATGCACAAATAATGATAACATTTTATCACCAATAAAATACTTTAATCAGTTTTACCTATAGCTTGTACTCTGAATACAGAGTATCAGGGGTTTCTATTTCTATTTTAAATCTATACCAGTAAACAAGATCAAAGCAGCTTTTTATTGGCAAAGGTGTTAAGAACAAGATACGATTGATGCAACAGTTTGATTTCTGCAGTTACTTTTTCCAGTCCAGATTAGCCTGgagattacagtttttctcagtcgccTTGGTACATTTCTCGAATCATCCTTAACGTTTGCAAAATAGTAAGTGCATTTCTCGAAACAATTAGTACAAACAGCACCACACAATTGATCACCTGCAAAGGCCTGTAACTTTCTCAATATCCTCAGTTTATCCTTCAAAAGCACATATTTATGTCAACGAAATTGTCAGTGACATCAGAATTGTTCATTGTTCATGAACAATATGGTCAAAATGCTTAGCCATGCTGTGAATATAACAGTGCCCCCTGTAAGTATTTCCTGATGTAAACTACGGCTAAAGTTTTTATGACAATGATTCAAAATGCACAAGGTTGTACTTTTTCTGTATGTCATATATCAGTTTCAGCAGTACACagttacatatactgtacatatattgcaacacactaacacacacatatCTACACACTATAAATGTGcatatacatatgtgtgtgtcagggtcggcctcccgctgtggtccttccgtgccccttccccgtttgaccagcaggtggtgctggtcatcccgtccatacgtcagtccttgtttctcccctgtcacttgtctggtctcgtggctcaatgtatgaagcatgtgctgtctgtttgcccctcggtcctgagttccctcctgttgtgagtttgaatcccgcctcctttgtttttgtatttagctccctggtgttttcctttatgcttaattattcctggtgtttgctttgtaattggttttggttttgtttcttgttcccctgcttaTGTTATTACCTATGTACCTTCTGTGTGTTGATATATGCTTCCttggttagtgtttagtttccctgattgttagtgtctttgagttaattggtttcacctgtgtcctgtttccctagtctttgttaatcagcctcacctgccctgtgttaatCATTACCcctgtagtatattagttcctgcctttgttctgttccccgctggttcatcgcgtcGCGTCGAGTCTCATGTCTAAGCTCGTGTCTCTGAGGTCTACGCTCGTCTATGGTTTGTCTACGTCATCTATGCCCTTGTCTAGTCTTGTCTCTGGTTTTACTTTAGTGTCGTGCTagttagttttccttgtgtgttatttagtttagttaattcctccctgttttagttttgacccctcgtggtctttttggttttgttgtgttttctgttttgtttaataaaccctgttttgtttgctggagccgcaagtgggtcgtccgccccttcttTGTGCACCATTTCCCGTTCCCGTACCGTCCAGAACCATGACATGTGTGTgctacagtatatgtaaagTATATAACAGTTATATACCATAAAATGCAAGTGGAATACTGTAACATGAAGCATTGCAGTAAGTATACAGTATTACAGTACAGGGCACATTGTTGGATTGCATACCTGTTCTCTCTATGAAACATTTGAATGATTGAGGACATGATTGTTCCCCCAACACTTGACTGCCCCCTTTGACCGGCCTCGGCCTTTGTAAGGCCATGATTGAGGACATGGTCCATGTTGTGGCCCTTATTTCATCAGGAAGGTGCCTCTGTTCTTGGCCTCTCCTACCTCTTCCTCTGATTTGCCTCCCTACTCTTCCACCATGCAGCCTTACTCTTCTTCTCACCAGCCGCTGACCCCGTTCATTTCCTTGTTGTTCTTCCATTGTCAAAGTGTAACACTATGCTGTGCTCAGTAAATATATGCTGCCAACTGAAGgctccacaatgacacggggagaacatgcaaactccacaatgacacggggagaacatgcaaactccacaatgacacggggagaacatgcaaactccacaatgacacggggagaacatgcaaactccacaatgacacggggagaacatgcaaactccacaatgccatggggagaacatgcaaactccacaatgacacggggagaacatgcaaactccacaatgaaacggggagaacatgcaaactccacactcatggaaccctggcagagactcaaaccctgaccccggaggtgtgaggtaacagtgctcaCCACTGCACCGCCATGTCATCCCTAAGCAGGCTATATGTAGCTGTAGAACCATGAGCGATAAAACAGAGACTGACATGAGGTCCACTTTCTCACCAACTTTGCAGTTCTGTTCGCTGAGATCTTCCTTGCAGTGGCACCAGTAGCTGCTGAAAATCTCTCTGCATCTTTGTCTCCAGCTGTCTGTTGCATTTGCGTTGTTGCATTGCTCTGCAATCGGACAGGTAAATCACCTCAGATGTTATCATAAGACTATTCACCCATTTGCTTCATTTTACCCAATTCCACAAAACCTGATGGATTTACCTGGTAACAGGAGTATTGCTAGGGCTGTTTTCTTTAGCCTaccaaataaatgtacattttcataaATCACTAGTGACACTTATGCCTGCCAACATTTTTGCTGTTGTTAAAAATTACCCTGTTGAATATGTTAAACTGACACTGTATATAGTCCATAGTGCTCAGGACACTATCGTCATCTCTGTCAGCAGTATCTATAAGAGCCCAAGCGATAAAGTAGCGTGCCTATTCTATTGGCCAATATGAGATAATCGTAGATTAATCATTATAAGCGTTTGTAGCCAATAAATGAACTGGGGATATGGAAGGCGAATCCTTCAACCGTGTTGCGTAGTTTGTCTATCAGAGGGCACACCACAACTCCCCTGTCAgcaacatgtttttatttttatagatTTGACTCTTTTCGATCaaaactttaatatattttgttgtACTTTTGTTCAATGTTGTCACGCCGGGGTACAGGGATGGATCCAGAGAGCGGCTTACTGACAACACGGGGATTTCGTTACGAACTCAATACAAGACAGGAACCGGGGACCACGAGTGGTCAAAACAAAGGCAGGTAGGTGAAGCAGGAACGAACAGGAGCTGAAACTAAATGCAAGGAAACTCAGAGAAAGACACATTTAACATCTACAGCAgcagtggccaatcttatccgcaaagggccggtgtgtatgcaggtttttggggcaacctttaggtcagctgttcaaacccaggtgtgaggactcttcagccaatcaatcatctaattagtaatctaattagggagcgaaaacctgcatacacaccggccctttgcagataagattggccacccctgatctataGCATTTACACATGACGGGACCTCACGAGACACACAATGACTAAAGAAGTAACAGGGCACCGGTGGGCACATAAATACGCAGGAAATGCAGACCAGATGAAGGAGGGGTGGGAGTCATTGTTGTGTGCTTAAGGAAACGCTGGACATGGGGATTCAGCTAAGCAAAATCACTTTAATCAACAACCGGAAAAACTCTTTCCCTCCAGATCAAACTCGCCGCTCACCCCTCACCACGATCAGGCATCACCTAACAATCACAGAGCAGTTCGCCCCAAACGGACATAACAGTTATGCACTATTTAATTAAACACTAAGGCTAGGAATCATCAGAAACATTTGGGAAAATGGGGTgccagcgacatctgctggccaaacgggaaCAGGGCGGACATGACAGGGAGAGATCCTGACAGTAGTActaaatataacaataaaacaagcgtatttttaaactgcattttaaGGGATGAAATTACTTCTCTGGGGGGCCTAGCCTGACATGGGTAGGGGGCCACTGGAGATATTTTGCAGCCAAAAGAGAAACGAGAGGGAATTTTTAACGATGGAATATCAATAATATTCTAATCAAAGTGCAGGATGCCAGCAGTAAAACTTATCGATCAGGGTGGGAGCGGGAATGCTGTTGAATAGTGTTGTATCTTTGTACCGTTTCCTGGTTACTTTGTGCCAGTTCATTTGGCAGGGCCGCTGGTAACAGGGAGCTGGGCAGCTCAATGTTTCAAAGTGGAATACGCCATTACAGCTGCCACGGGGGCAACTTTGTCTATCCTGCGAACTGTTGCTAAAATTGCAAACAACATACATATTGCTAACATttaaattatcatataatgGTATATGTAACTTCTGGAAGTTGCGTCTTCATGGGCCCGCTGGTGTTCGGGGGCTTCAGGTGGCTGCTTACCCTTGACTTATGGTATTAAGTCCACGCCGGTGCAATTTCACATGTTATCATGGTGAGGATGTTTCAATAACTAAACACAGCAAATGTAAtggaattttttttatcttatgtgtttcagaagggaaaaaaattaatatcCGCTAATATGTCGGATTTTTAAAACCCTAAATATCAAAATCATTATTGGGAAATCTGTCTTTAGGTTAATATTTCACATAACACATTTATATAAATCCATAGAAATCCATGCACTGTGCTCATCAATAGCAGGAATAGGCTGATTTACCCAGACACATTCCTGGGGTCTCTGTCCACGTCCCCAGGGAGCCGCACCGCGTGGACGCTGTCCCGTTCAGGAAGTAGCCTTCCTCACAGCGAATATCACAGCTGGAGTTGAAGCTGAAATTTCCATGGGGGTGGGAGCAGCTCAGGTTCCCATGGGGGGGAGCTGTTAGCATCCTACAGCGCTGAGCTGGAACAAAGACGTGCTGTCAGGACAAGATGCTCAACCAGGTGCATTTTCTACACCAGTGACCCTCAACCAGCATCAAACTGATGTAGATTGTGTTGCCATTAAAATCACTGCATTCTATGCAAATAATTCTGTTTCTCTGCTGTCAAGCTGTATCAGAACATACTGTCTAATAGGGCTGGATGATATAGCAATATATTGACTTATCACCATAGAGAATTAAAGGGataaaaaatgataaacttTGATAAGCTGTCAATAAGGTGCATTGCTTGATGACAAACGGCCACTGGAGACAGTTAAGTGGCTGTTTCAGATGGAAGACTTCGGGAGAGTAGTCGGCAGCTCCTCACCTTCCTCACAGTGCGGCCCCTGGAAGCCTGGCTGGCACGAGCAGCTGTAGTTTCCGATGGTCTCCACACACTCTCCGTAGCCGCTACAGGCATGTGGACTGCAGGAGGCTTAACGGAAAGGGGACACAATCACGGATTCATTCTCATCAAAGGACACCCTTTGGTCATGGATATTCATGCTCACAATCTTTACTGATGCTGTCACAATGAACTAAAATCAGTGGTTGGATAAATAATATCTATTGAATATCCCAGCCCAACCTATATCCAGTATAGGGTGGCCTCGGGCTGGACCTTGTCCCAAGCAGTAAggacacaagacaggggaccCTCTTGGATGGAATACCAGTGCATTACAGAGCACatccacacacagccacacactacaggcaatttggagacatcagttagcctaactgcgtGACTTGAGACTGTAGGAGGAGTATCTGGCAACCGTACTGGCCCTGTACTTCAGGGTCCCCCATGATAAattatgcccctcccccaccgcaCGGTCCACTGGGAAAGTGACCAGTCCAGGCCTTCTTGGAGAGAATGAccacactccacacacagagtgggGGTGAATGTTAACCCCCTAACCCCTGCAGGTGTTAGACAGCAGTActacccactgcaccactgtgatATCTATGACCTAATCATGCTTCCATGACAGTGTAAGTTATAGTGCCACCGACCAAGCAGTAaaagtcagtgtttctcagtccagtccttggggacccccagacttTTCCACATTTTCCCTCCCTCCCAGTtacaaacacacctgtaccaggtatttggtgtcTTTGATTGTCTGGGAGCTCAGGGTCCCTGAAGACCAGCTTGAGAAGCACCGGTGTAAGTAATAGCTTGTtgtatttaattatattaaatgtAATGTGTCTGGCTGTTGATGAATCTGTCTGGAATGGGTTACCGTTGTAACAAATGGTTCCTTTCTCCTTAGTGCACGTCTCATCATTCCACTTGGCagtttctttttctcttttgatGTATATTTCCACACAGTCTTCCTGACTTTCTTTATTGTTGGGCTCTCCGGCTGCCCAGTTCTCACTCTCCTCAGTCAAGGTCTTATTGGTCCCAACCCACGTCCAGACATTGCCCACTTTCCGGATGCCGATCCAGTAGTATTTCGGGTTCTGCGGAAGGATCTCGTTGAGATGTACGATTTCCTTCTGGTTCTGGATGGCCACCATGTCTGTGTAATGCTGGCAGCAGAACTGCCTGGCAGAATTCCAGTCTCTGCTGGGGCTGGTGTTGTAGTGATAGGTCCAAGCCTCCACCTTGGTTTGAGCCACCATACCTGTGTCACACCACACACAGGTTATTAGAGAATTTGTTTGGTCAATGtaccttcatccatccatctccaagCAGCCTATTCAGCACAGACTGGCCTGGAGCCGAACGCAGGGGCGTCGGAGGCACATGACTACCTTGGCTGATTCAGAGGACCCAGCTCTttactggtactgtatatactcAAGGAACAATATAACTCATCTCTGCAAATTTTACCCCCTTACCCACTCACAATGCTAGTGTGGAGCCCAAGGTGACACGGTGACACAATACAGGGAGAAGAAAACTCCACATAAAAAGAGCCAGAGTGGGATTCGAATCCCTGCCCTCAAGGTGCGAGCAAACAGTTACCCACTGAGATGCTGAGCAGATGCTTTCAATGGGAAATTAAATACTTCTACATAAAGATCTCTGACAACACAAATGACCCTAAACACATGAAAAGCTCCAAAAAGCATtcttaaataaaatgttcatagaTGAATGTCAGAATATGACCATAATATGAATATTACAAAGATGCAGTTTTATTGCATTGTCTGACAGCTTACCGTAGTCGAGGGCAAACAAGACAACAATGAACAATCCAAAGAGGCGAAGGTTTTCTCCTAAACCAAGCATCTGACAAATGTGAAAATAGAGACAGAAACACTTAAGCATCTACTGTGAGCTGAATTATACCTCTGCTATGTGCTAACAATGTGCCCAACTtcttaaatattttatgaaaaGTGCTGTGCATAAGCATTTATGATCTTTCTATAAGTTTGGGATACAGAATTTGCTTCAAGTATCTTAAAAATGGCACTTTTCTGAAAATGCCAGTGAAAATGTATGAGGAGGTCAGATTTATCTATGATGACTTACTGTGGTTTGCTCTCCTGAAGATAACTGGTGTGATGTTCTCCTGTTATACCGTGTTCTCTCCTCTACAGCCTACTGCTCTGCCCATTCTTAACTAACTCCACTTGCCTTATTCCATTGGCTGGGAATTAACATAAAATTACAGGATGTTTCCACGTGTTATTTCATGTAATGCTTAACGCTTTATCCTTTCCATGTTTGGTGTTACTGTAGCTCAAGAGTGGTAGGAAATACTTGAGTTCCTTTTTTCAAAATCAATGGTGTGAACTGATCCTGACACTAATGTATAAGAGCCTGGGCTTGACACCCACAGAATAAAAACTGACATTCACTTCTACTTTGTCTTTCAGGTTTTTCTTTAACTGCAGTGTGTTaatttgatatatttttattgatttttttgcaGTTCACAGAATCAAAGAGTTACAAGATATCAACACAGCATCTTTTACTCTTCATTTCGAATGCGTCACCACTTTACATCACATCCATGTTTAAGGCTTAAAGCATGTTTAttgatacatatatatattgtacTCCTATAGTATACTCTGTGGCCAGGTGAACAGGTGCATGTGCTGGGTACCTGACACAGCCTGCTCCTCCA
This window harbors:
- the LOC140578510 gene encoding L-selectin-like is translated as MLGLGENLRLFGLFIVVLFALDYGMVAQTKVEAWTYHYNTSPSRDWNSARQFCCQHYTDMVAIQNQKEIVHLNEILPQNPKYYWIGIRKVGNVWTWVGTNKTLTEESENWAAGEPNNKESQEDCVEIYIKREKETAKWNDETCTKEKGTICYNASCSPHACSGYGECVETIGNYSCSCQPGFQGPHCEEAQRCRMLTAPPHGNLSCSHPHGNFSFNSSCDIRCEEGYFLNGTASTRCGSLGTWTETPGMCLEQCNNANATDSWRQRCREIFSSYWCHCKEDLSEQNCKVDFRDFLQVLGGAMFIPTCCLVICVLRRRKRTKKHHTRDDSEPELQVALQSALESSAPEDTASRTHKLLSC